The genomic DNA CAAGCTTTACATCTTCAGcttgtttgattttggtgttaCAGTTGTGCGGCTTTGTAAGAATTTGGGATTATGATTTGCATAaggtttttggttcttttttagCAACTTTGTTCATTGATTGGCTCGATAGAGTTCTTGCCTTCTTGGGCCTCATTACTCGTCTCACTGGGATGCAGCTAGAGGGGAGCTAAAGGATGAAGAACCTGTTTCAAAGGCGCAACTTGGGGCATTTTTTGCTGGGATGACAATCCGTGCAAATGCATTTCCGGAGGAAACTCAATGGAGCGAAGGGGAAAAGCGTGCAATGGATGTGTTTTGGCCACTCCTGGTTAGGGCACTACCTCCTGATGTGCTCTTTATTGCTGATCCTGAAGGCTCTCTTTTGGGTACGGGAAATTCGGTTGGACCAACTTTTGTTGGTAACGAAACTCGTGAGATGAGATTGGTTGGTGCGCTAAGAGAGATTTTGGCTGGAGGTCACCTTGGTTATGAAGAGGTTAAGGGTGTTTTAAGAGACGTTCTTCCGCTTGAAACAGATGGTAGCTTAAACTCGGGAGTTAGTGAGTCATTGCTTTCGGCGTTTTTGATTGGCCAACGCATGAACAGAGAAACAGATCGAGAGCTTAAAGCTTACTGTCTAGCATTCGATGACGAACATGGTAAAAAATCTCTTTTACAATACAGTGAATTCAGTGGATTGAATGATAATTCCATAAGGATACTAAGTTCGGACTTGAGTTAAGTATCTTCAACTAATTTCAGGGGCTCCTCCAGTTGCTAATGTCAAATCCTTAACCCATTATGGCGAGCCTTATGATGGGAATACTCGATTCTTTCGAAGCACTCTGTTTGTGGCTACAGTTAGATCCTGCTATGGTGAATCTTCACTACTCCATGGTGTGGAATGGATGCCTCCAAAAGTATGAATAACAAAGATGATCATTTTTTTCAGCACTACATTTCctatagatgatgatgatgctttaaaggaaatattttagatttcttttcATTAACTTTCTAACTCTTGTTATGTTCTTCAGGCGGGTATAACTGAGGAACAAATACTGAAGTTTATGGGAGCAAATACAAGCTTGTCTGTTCAGCAGGCAAAAGAACTCATCGAGGTGCCTAcaggttttctcttttttttttttaatgtctgtCTTTCTCCTGCAAGCCCATTTTTATGCGCTCTATAATATCCTGTTTGATTCTTCCAGGACGAGAAGGCTGGATTTGCATATCTCAGTCTACGGGAAGCTCGGCCGTCTTTGTATGAAATCTGAGAACCATCTGTTTGAgccatttcttgttttttcttagatcttgggCTATGCTAATGCATACAACCTTTTCCTCCTTCCATAAAcagtttgagaaaaaaatatctgGGCGTGTTGGTAATTTTCTTTACTATTTGCAGATATTCGCTAATCGAAATGAGGGAGCATATAAAGAAACGCCCTCCTCTGGCTACAACGGAAAAAGTTCAACAATTTGTGAGGGTAAGGGATCTATCACTTGTCACCGCATTTTATGCTCCATGCGTTAAGATTTGAATTGCTTGAGAGTTGAGACGTTTAATAGCTCATGCTGACTAAGACAagttttaggagaaataaaGCATTGAGGGATTGAGAGAAGGTGTCTGTATGCAGATATTTTATGGACTGTTTTTCACTGCAGGCGACAGGAAAGGAATCAATTGTGGCTGGGTTTTACCACGAAGGCTACGAAGAACCTCTCTTAATGCTTATGAGACGAAGAGGTGTCCATTCTGGTTTGGTTGTTAAGGTTTGACTCTCTCTTTTGCCACAAATATATCCTAATGCCTTACGCGCTTGGAACTTAGAATTAGAATCTGAAATCTGTTAGGAACTTGTCTTACTAGTATCCAtttgaagttttgaatttttaacagAAATTTTTGCAGGTATGATTATAAGGgaatttataagatttatattGGTAATGCAGGGCGAGGAGGGGGCTCTCTCAATGACAACACGTGTGCGAGCAGCAAGTGCATCAAAAGGGTTCCCAGTTAATTACTGTTCTGGGTTTCGTTCATCGAGTTCAGACACAGCTCTAGAAGCTGACGGTAAGGATAACTATTAACTTTCGTAGTTTCAAACTAGACTCTATTGTTTGAATATTATATGAATCCAGGCGCAAATTTGTGTTGAGGTAAACCGGCTTGTAGGTGTTAGGAGTCCATAGGCTAATAAACTACCAGCTAATCTCGTATTTGGTTTGCATGCAGTTTTGATGTACTACTTGTCTTGGTGATCGAAGTGTTTTGGTGGATTCGCCTTTCCAAATTGCTTTCCAATATAACACTAGAGCTGTCGTTTGTTTAGATTGGTCCTTATTCGAATAGATATGAACTAATCTGCCTTGTGCCGTGGTGCTAGTATTTATCTTGTTGTACATCGATATAGTTTCAGCTCCTAAAACTTATGGCTAAAGTAACTTCTGGAATCGTAGGAGTGTCGCGTCAGAGTTTCAATCTTGAGGTGGATGCAAGAGACTATGGGTTTGAACCAACCGAGACTCCACGAACTGATCGTTCGGTAAAACCTCTAAAAACACGTTCCTTTCACACTGTTGGGGGCAATGGTTGGAAACAAAGGGGAGAACTTTAGTCGTACTTTTGTTGAATGAGCAGGTGTCAAAGAACATAGAGCTGGGTTTGGCAGCGCTTCGTGGTGAGAAAGGTGCGGCTTATGATAGAATCGTCCTAAATGCTGGGATTGTGGATCATTTGTTGGGAAGTGAAGGTGCAGAAGATGTAGCTGTAGCAATGGAGAGAGCAAAGGAAGCTATTGACAGTGGAAAGGCTCTAAAGAAACTTTTGAATTACATAGAGATCTCACGCAAGATGAAATAGCTCCAACAATGTGGAGAGTCTGACAAATCATACACGGAATAGAGAAAAAGCACACACctttctgattctttttttgtttttgttatgttgtattGTTGAGTTGTTGAAAACTGAGTGTTTTTTACAGAGTGGAACACACAACACAATGCTTGTGGGGCTTTTCTATGGAGGGCTAGTTAAATTGTACAGAGTCTGGAGAACAaatgtttgttatttgtatttgtatttgtgaTTTATGATTATGTTCTTAAGCCTCTTGCGCATTCATGATTTCATGTTACTCATTTAGTCCCCATCAAAGATTCGGATGGAGACGCTCTTTGTCTTGAGGAcaatgagaaagaaacaaaagcgtctGTGTCTGGAGAAGAACATTGTGAATCGAAAACGCAAGGGACGTGCGACGTTACTACTTTCTATAGGTTGAGTTGCAAAAATatttgcaagaaaataaaaaacagagtcCATACAATTTGtcttttaacttttataaaaaatcgaTTTTGTAGCAAAAAGGTACAAAAATGACTTTTGGATATTGATAAAATCTCTTATTTGCATATTCCAGTGGCTCAGCTGCTTCGTCTTTTTGTGTTCTCCTTATGCCACATGATCTGATCAGACGAGTGTCCAAATTCACGTCAGACACACAATCGTAATCTTGCCAAACTTTTTATATCATATACTAAAAGACTAATGCAATAAGTGCCCACAAGTCTTTCTTGCTGTGCTCTACTGACACCTTTGGGGGTAACGAAACTAATCTGAAGGTGAGTCGTTGCTGATCGAGATTTCCAAGTTCCCACAGTTGATCAAATTTCGTGTACTTTTGTCTCGATTCCGAAAACCCATTTCGAAAGGCGTCGCCTTTTCTTTGATTTAGTTTGGTTCTGTAGATTTTGAGTTGTGGGGTTCACTCTCTACGTGGCTTTATGCTCGAATCTAGTGTGTTGGTGATGATTTTATTGGCGGTTCCTTCACTGTTAATGTATTGGAATAAGTTGATTGTAGAGTTCTGTAGTTATATAGATTGGAGAAAAGTCATCTTTTATGATCGAGTCAACAAGTCAACTCTCGTTGTGTTATGTGAAATCTCTAGTAGAGTCTACTGATGCGCTTAGGTCCATTGATACCTCTTTACCTCTACTTCACtgtttgatttacaaactcgaTTATGGTTCTTCTCGTGATGACTTCGTCAGAGTATTATACACCTGCTTATATTGTTTGTAGAGAGAAAGTAAATCCTGGAGATGTCTCTCAAGGCATTAGACTATGATTCCCTGAATGAAAACGTGAAGAATTGTCAGTATGCAGTAAGAGGTGAACTCTATCTCCGTGCCTCTGAGCTTCAGAAAGAAGGCAAAAAGGTAACAACTTTGTTATGCGTTTGCAACTATGAGCTTCATGGGCAGTGTCTTTGGTTTCTTAACTTGTTTGATTGTCACATTTTACAGATTATTTTCACAAATGTTGGAAACCCTCATGCTTTAGGACAGAAGCCTCTGACATTTCCTCGTCAGGTATATGTTCAATTCTCATGTTTCCTGACGTTATATCTTGTTCGATCTATCGATTAAAACCTAAACAGTTGGAAAACCAATGCAGGTGGTTGCTCTATGCCAAGCACCATTTCTGCTAGACGACCCAAACGTTGGGATGATATTCCCAGCAGATGCTATTGCAAGAGCTAAGCATTATCTTTCCTTGACTTCTGGTGGTCTTGGTATGTCTTTCTTAGACAACTCAGCTCATGGTTTTATATTAGCTTAGGTTGTACAAATAAAAAGCGAGTTTTGCTTTACCTTTAATCAGGTGCTTACAGTGACTCAAGAGGTCTTCCGGGAGTTCGGAAGGAAGTTGCTGAGTTCATTGAACGGCGTGATGGATATCCAAGGTGATTGCATCATGTTGATTATTTATGCAATGAAATAGATTTTATGTAAGAAAAACTACTCTGAGGCCTTTTGGTTCTTCTTATCTTCAAATTACAGCGACCCAGAACTTATATTTTTAACTGATGGAGCTAGCAAAGGTGTGATGCAAATTTTGAATTGTGTCATACGCGGTCAGAAAGACGGAGTAATGAACCTTTACTCGCTTGTTCCTTTATCTAAAGTTTTCGTACATGGATGTTAAGCCATTTCGTTTGGTTTATCATGAATTGGTTCATATCAATTTGGCAATAGGCCCGAGTAAAGGTTTTAGTCTAGTGAGATGGCAAATGGTATAGGTTTAGGCTTGGTTTATAAGCATCTGGTCACAAGTTTTCTTGGTTGGCAGATTCTGGTTCCAGTTCCACAGTATCCACTCTACTCGGCTACTATATCTCTATTAGGTGGTACTCTTGTTCCTTACTATCTTGAAGAGTCTGAAAACTGGGGACTTGATGTTAACAACCTTCGCCAATCTGTTGCTCAGGCTCGTTCTCAAGGAATAACAGTTAGTATTCTTCCACTCTTCTTCTCGAATCTTTTGAGGCAGAGAAATTTTGTAATGAAATCTCACTTCTCACCGCTCTAATGTTTTTCTCTCGTATGGGTAATGCAGGTAAGGGCAATGGTGATCATTAACCCCGGAAACCCAACTGGCCAGTGTCTTAGCGAAGCTAACTTAAGAGAGATATTGAGGTTCTGTTGTAATGAGAGATTGGTTCTTCTTGGAGACGAAGTGTATCAGCAGAACATATACCAAGATGAGCGTCCCTTTATCAGTTCCAAGAAGGTATCAACTTTGTCTTTCATTGATATCTTTAACTCCTTAGCTCCGATTCGACTAGCCTGTCTTTGTAACTTCGTCTTGCATGATTGATCCTTCATTTTTATCTTGAATGTTGTAAAGGTTTTGATGGATATGGGAGCACCGATCAGCAAGGAAGTCCAGCTTATATCTTTCCACACCGTTTCTAAAGGATACTGGGGTGAATGTGGGCAACGAGGTGGTTACTTTGAGATGACAAATATCCCTCCCAAGGTTTGTACCTGACCTTCCATTTTTTAACCCGTGAGTTTGGTTATTGCAAGAGTTTTTAAATGTCTGGTAATGCAGACTGTTGAGGAGATATACAAGGTTGCCTCTATAGCTCTCAGTCCCAACGTCTCTGCTCAGATATTTGTAAGCTAgcccttctctttttttttagcaaCTGCTGGTTACCGAATGATTTCTCCGCTGAACTCTTGTCTTGTGCAGATGGGTTTAATGGTTAGCCCACCAAAGCCTGGAGACATTTCTTATGACCAATTTGTTCGTGAAAGGTAAATATAGTTAAGTTACATGTTCTACTGATCTCTACAAAATCACTGCTTTGATGGAGGATCAAGATCTCATAACTTCATTGGAACTTTTTATTAACAGCAAGGGGATACTAGAATCACTTAGAAGAAGAGCAAGGATGATGACTGATGGATTCAACAGCTGCAAAAACGTCGTCTGTAATTTCACAGAAGGTGCTATGTATTCGTTTCCTCAAATAAAGTTGCCGCCGAAAGCAATCCAAGCAGCCAAACAAGCAGGAAAAGTCCCAGACGTTTTCTACTGCCTTAAGCTCTTAGAAGCCACAGGAATCTCCACAGTTCCAGGCTCTGGATTTGGACAAAAAGAAGGGTGAAAAAAAACTCTTGTTGTGACTAAAAAACAACATTTCCATGTTCTTGCAAACCTCTTTGTGAGCTcattatgttttggtttttgttgcaGGGTGTTTCATCTGAGGACAACAATCCTGCCAGCAGAAGAAGAAATGCCAGAGATTATGGACAGTTTCAAAAAGTTCAATGATGAGTTCATGTCTCAGTACGGTGTTGGTTACTCCAGAATGTGAAAAGAAAAGGACTCTCATCAGAGATCACTTGGTTCTTCTTTCACGACATTATTATTGGTCTATTCACACTCTTAAAAAGCTATACCATACTGGTCCTACTCTCTGTAAAACTCTTCTTGTTGTGAGCTCTTAATAAAAACCTTTGTATCTATAATGTAAAAACAGAGCcacaaacataattaaaaaaacttaagttTTATGGACGAGTATACGgtaaatgatttatataattattaaggTGGACTCTGGACAACAATTAtcatattagaaaaattaagaataaataaTGAACATGATAAtggtttatattatacaataaatatattttcttttcaacaaTTTCTTCCCATAATATTTTACACTTTCTCCGCCGTcaatatttatacataaatttttctgtttttgttttaaatggaaataataattaattaagttaaGCACTTATCTTATCGTGATTAAATAAAGTTGTAGGCGagtaataataaaacataagtataattaacattataaataaaaaaaacctctTTCTTTTTTGCCTTCTCCTTTTTGGAATTTTCTTCTCTAAGCTTCAAATCACAGAAAAGAAGAATAGAGAGAAAACAACCCTAAAACGTataaactctctctttctttctccttttccgagaagaaaaaaagaaaaaggaatttgTACTCTTTTTTAGGAGTAAACAACCTTTCCCGCttaaagtttcttcctttttttacctctttaaagataatttattattattatttttttaattttcttatatattcagTTGAATATTCAACAACCCTATTTCTTATTTCTTCGTATAGGTaccgtctctctctcttgttggATTTTCAAAGTCATGGAGTTTCCTGAAAAGTCTCTTAAAGTGACGATCCCAGTGAAAGCTCCGGTGATGAGTTCATCAAAgccagagaaagaagaaagaaaagaagaagaagataaagaagaggaagaagaagataaagaagaggaagaagaagaagatggatgcaCCACTCCAAAGGGGGAAGAACATAGAATTCCGCCTCAACACGAGTGTCCTCCGGCACCTCGATCAGGTATCCGGGGAAAGATCGAGAAACGCCGAGCAAAATCTGCCGGGCAAAGGAGTTTATCTTTCAACGTTCAAGAGTTGGATACTTTCTTCGCAAGAATACCATAATGTTGCTGACGATTCTTGATACATGCATATTCTTGATTCCTAGCTAGTGAGTTTCGTTAATTCCTTATTAACTGAAtaatttttgaggttttttttttttgttttttttgtttttttaaactatcTCATTAAcgtaggattttttttttactttctttttagtatttttttttgtgtgtggtaaaattagatttaatatagaataaaataaGGATAAAGAGAGAACTAATTAACCCAAATTCAAATTGGTGACCAATGATCATATtgttttgaacattttttttttctttttgcgatggatcatcattcatcaatcATGTGTGTGATGTTATAAAATTGGCTAACAAAAAGTGACGAATTAAGTTCATAATTAGTGAAAGATGAAAACTTAGCTTGACTCAATTTATGTTTCCTACATTGGTCAAGGTACTGGATAAAAACGTTCGAGTccgattcgattttttttttttttcaatcaaacaaaaaagttgAGGAAAAATCAAACTTGGGAAAGTTGACCCACATGACACGGCCACACAACAAACCACTATCATGTTTAAGTAGAGGTCAATATCATGTTTGGTAATggtaaaataattgaataggCCGTGTCGATCGAGCTGATTAGAATCCTATCCTATGTACTTACAATGTCAacagtttcaactttcaatcaTATACATACTCTAACTTTTGTATTTGACGTTCTCGGAGATTCTCAACTCTCAGATTCAAAATTCTCAATTTTAGTaggcaaaataaaataataggaAACTTTTGGACAATCACATTCACATAAATATTTCATACCAAATGTCATTCTATCCTATAAACTatgggagattctcaaaaataacacaaaaataagttttttttccaaacttagcacaacatctctaaaattccaaaaatagcaccaattaatatttcaaaaataaatcctaaattcaaaatactaaaccctatccctcaaaactataccttaaatttgaaattgaaaacctaaacctaaaaaaaaattactaaaaattaattttaaatattttaatgtgttaaatagtgctatttttggaaatttaggGAATGTAtgctataattgtccataaaactaaaatttgttttagtgctattttaggatatttctctaaattatatataaaatagcaGAGTTTTCTCTCGTATGAGAACATCCACGTCACcacaaaaatttaacaaatttgtTGGGCTTTATATAAGcccaaataatataatttcttaAGTTCAATTGATATAAGCCCATTTGAACAGATTTATGATGAAATTACAAAACGTCGTCGCTATCTTCCCGACCATCTCTGCGGGAAACATCTGATTAACGATTTTGCTTCTCTGGATTTTTCTTCGTCAAGGTCCCATGGCTTGGTAAGTTGTTTTCCTTTCTATCTGGCTTTGGCTTTTGACTTCATAATGATGTTTTTAGTTGAGATTCCTCCTGATTGcagttttgaagtttttttacaaaagtttttttccccttttcgaTTTCTCCCGATTGCAATTTTGAAGTAcgaaacaaaagtaaaaaattttcatttaattgtagAATGTTTTTATTATCACTTAATTGGTACCCAGAAAAGGACCCATTTATATGCCAAACAGCTTAAAACTGAATTTGGGGAGAGGATGAAAAGGAGCTGCTTATCTGATTCCCTTGAACTGACTATGCTATTGTCTTTCTCTTAGTCATCAGCCTTCTTCTCCGATCGTCAACCTCCGTCTACCTTTCTTCGGCAGTTTCTTCATCTGTTTTATACTTGAggtttctccttctcttcttaatttctttaatCTAATTCTCATGTGCATTATTAAGAACACTCTTTGTGTAATGACTTTTTTAATTGTTCCCAGTTATGCGTTTATGTATTTTGGTTATCAGACTAGATTTGGATGCACAAATGGATTTTACAATGTAAAGATGGTAATGCTAATTTGATCAACACAAATTGAATGTTGTACCTTCTAAACTGCTGCTTAGTATCCACACTATGTCTAGTAACTACAACCTGGCCCTTTCGtaaatacgtttttttttttttttggtcggatcGTAAATACGTTTCTTATAAAACCTCATGTTTCCTTTAACAATAAAACACCATAACTATGTTTCTTATATCAACCACTACTTATCGAAAAGTCACATTATCatgtatatttttggaaaagatattttgaaatataagaaTTTGGACTTGTGCATGATTTAAAATCCAGTCCCGGCCCATATACAACCTTCGGTATGATCACTTTTTCTTGTCTCATGATTAAAGAATTCACATCATACATCCGTCTTGGCGCTTAGGCGGAGTATAAAATTGAATCTCACTTATTGTTATTGCATTCAAACTTCCACACCGATCTCTACGtttaaactaaaccaaaccctAAGAAATTTAGGCAGCCAAGCCAAGCATACATAGACTATAGTGTAAGAACATGTAaattgaattgttttttctggtgcaaatctatattaacatttttgaagtacattttgtgttatgcgcttttagttatagttattaaaaaaattatttacaatcttAATCTCTAAAAATTGCACAAACACTCAATTACTAAAACTactaaaatcaaccaaaattgaccaaaatttgttaattttattgcCATAACATCTTGAAGaaatctatacatttcgatttttccaaaaaaaactctatccattaaagttttatttccataaaatctccaaaatatCTTTAGAGGTGCTATAGTCTTTCaaaaaaatgaatgatacaaccgattttttcaaaacaaaaatctacaaTCTCCATAATTCTTTTGACAATTAATAAAGTTCCTAAAATCGAAAACCCTTTAATTTCCAAACATTTACGAATATGAGTAAATTAATGCCATATAAACAATGAAATCGtaatcaaaatcaagaaaatattggaaataaaaactaattgGTATACGCCCGTAGAAGATAAAATTTTGCCAGTGGAACCATTTTGGTAATATTTCCTTACGTTAGCATGACATTTTAGTATAAGCAAATAAACTAATTACTGATTGACGAGAACTAAATGGGATATTCCATAACTCACTACAAAATTCTTTGCATTAATTCTTTGCATATTTTAAGACTACCGTGGTTGAgcaaatcaataaaaatttgaaaggtAAGTAATAGTGActtaggctttgaatggttgcATAGTATGCTGCAGACCGGACTAAAATTGGACTAGTCCGCACTTAATTTACCATTCACCATTGCGTACCAGTATGCAACAATGCATACTAAAAATCTCCATATTAGTACGCATTTCAACATACAACTCCATACTATTGTAAATTCACTGTTGGTCTGCATTTTTCATTCCACTCCTCAAAAGCTCCATACCATTATAAACTCCATACTAGTTTGCTCCATACTAAAGTCTAATATATTGCATACCAAAATATTGGTATGCATAGTCCGATCTACACCATAGTGtacaaccattcaaagccttaGTTTTTGTAAGGTACGGATATGCAGGTAACTAATCTTAATCCTTTAAGATGTTTTAAATGGTCGTCTTTAATAACAATAAccagtttcttattttttttttaaaggattgAAGCGTGTTAATAGAAGAAATCTATCAGGAAGGGAAGTGTTATGCTCTACTACTTCAAGTAAAGATCAAATAAATATAGTTATCAGTAAAATCGTCGTTCATATGCTATATGTAGCAACAAAGCAAACATGAGTCATACTACTTATTTTCTAGATTATTCAGGCTCAAAGGACAactaaaacatcacaaacttaCCAAACATGCGCGGTAGACATGCTCCAACTCCAGTTATGCACCTCCTTCTGGGAGCCAAAcgttagtttttatatttttttactattttgacCAATAAAGGCTCAACACATGTTTTAAAACATGCaacaatgtttattttttactagGGAATCCTTTTGTTTCATATCCGGATGCACTATGGTGTCCATCATAACAAGGTAATTGTAACCTTTTGTTTCACATTTTTACAACCCTATAAATTGATGATTCATGTGATATTAGTATATTACATACTTATgctgtatatatttaaatcccATGATCATAGGTCAAGCTGATGAAACTATGGAAAAAACCTACTATGGCAATAACAACAAGATTAGAAAATCGTTGATTCGGTGGAGAGAAAAGAATCTGATTCCTAGCTATGTTTGAGGCAAGCTTCATGAAAGCATCGTTCGAGCGAGAACCTAGCCAAACGAGCTATAATCTCTGACTAAACTGAgatgttaatttaattatttcccAACTGTAAAAGCGATACAAACTTAGAGAGTGGGAAGAAAAGTTAACCGGATTAAACTCTCCAGTTTGAAGAGAGACCGGAAAACAGAGGCTGGAGGTGGAGATATATTGACTTAGTATGCTGGtctaaattattattgtaaccGTTACTtgtgatatttttaattatttatgtttctAAAAAACCTATATTAATTTACTGTCCAATACCACAAACTACATAACTTAATCTTTACATATAAAGAAAATGTTCACTATTTTGTTTAAAcggttacaataataataaagacacataaatatatctatattaacatttttaagtatatttgtTGTTCTAACCTTTAtgttatacttatttacaaagttaatcatTAAATAattgcacaaaaaaacaaaatcaattagattcctaaaatatcCCTAACAATTTGGTTTATagtttgttgacaaaaaaaaaattggtttataatttcctaaaacaatgtttatatatatatttaatatctttttttattttcctttaaaaactctaagattcaataataactatattgtttgatatgacacatttttttttaaaatattactacTATGCTAATAAATTAATGTGAGAATAAttatttcacgggttaaatctaaaaaagtaGATTATTTATAATAGGACAATTCTTggtgaatccaaaaaaaattctttataaataattaaacccACAGTATACTGCATAATAACTTTTACATATATCattctttcacgggttaaatctaaaaacactaaaaacttatgggttaaatttaaaaacataaaaatttttaaaaaataataatgtaagaatatttttttcacgggttaaatctaaaaaactgtaaccaaaaaaaattcgatatggtaaaaatgtaatattatcagaaataaaactaaataattgtcaTTTTGTGTCTACATACAGCTGGTCAAATTTTAGAACTAGCAATCAAAATATagttatacaatcttaaacactaaacaaacaaatacattttaaaatttagttttttgatataaaatattgtcccgcggtgtaccgcgggttaaaatctagtaaatctaatatttttgttggagtagtaatatgtttttatttattttatgacaTTTATGTATTATTAACTATTTTGCAGAAGGTTCTAAATTCCAGAATATGAAAATTTTGTCTAAAATGACTTTGGAGGTATGGTGTGGTCTTTCGCAAGCAATTGTATCCGCTTCTTctacatttatttaattgttgttATGAATAACCGTATTGATACATCCTTCGGTCTACAGTAAaagatcacttttttttttctttcaaatcatcACATGTTCAAAGAATTCATTCACTCATCTTGGCGCTTAGATGACATATAAAATTGAATCTCACTGGATCAATTCTAACttatcataaatcataatacccccagtatatagagatattaataaaacttaaccAGAAAGAGCCaaaaaagtaacatacaatacgttttaatataaataaaataataaccttGTAATTGTTtaaatggaaattttaaaaatataactaaaatacacaaaatactTTCTGACATAGGTCCCATTAATTGACCAATGGTCAATCTCGAGGTTGCTCTAACTTTGGTCAAGAATTTTACAAACGGAATCAGTGCAACG from Camelina sativa cultivar DH55 chromosome 7, Cs, whole genome shotgun sequence includes the following:
- the LOC104701700 gene encoding transcriptional regulator Myc-A-like, encoding MEFPEKSLKVTIPVKAPVMSSSKPEKEERKEEEDKEEEEEDKEEEEEEDGCTTPKGEEHRIPPQHECPPAPRSGIRGKIEKRRAKSAGQRSLSFNVQELDTFFARIP
- the LOC104701698 gene encoding uncharacterized protein LOC104701698 isoform X2; the protein is MKAFLNPESSFSLSSISSSQINNRSLNFNGLSSSCLRFPLTDYGGRTRWRKVTGGLSIKAVLDSAMMEQLGLKQSDIKNPALSSTYRGSAIPKPNPTVLDAQARVCTGPTQTRPLSEEQAFKVFDTILRSARGELKDEEPVSKAQLGAFFAGMTIRANAFPEETQWSEGEKRAMDVFWPLLVRALPPDVLFIADPEGSLLGTGNSVGPTFVGNETREMRLVGALREILAGGHLGYEEVKGVLRDVLPLETDGSLNSGVSESLLSAFLIGQRMNRETDRELKAYCLAFDDEHGAPPVANVKSLTHYGEPYDGNTRFFRSTLFVATVRSCYGESSLLHGVEWMPPKAGITEEQILKFMGANTSLSVQQAKELIEDEKAGFAYLSLREARPSLYSLIEMREHIKKRPPLATTEKVQQFVRATGKESIVAGFYHEGYEEPLLMLMRRRGVHSGLVVKGEEGALSMTTRVRAASASKGFPVNYCSGFRSSSSDTALEADVLMYYLSW
- the LOC104701699 gene encoding glutamate--glyoxylate aminotransferase 2-like; the encoded protein is MSLKALDYDSLNENVKNCQYAVRGELYLRASELQKEGKKIIFTNVGNPHALGQKPLTFPRQVVALCQAPFLLDDPNVGMIFPADAIARAKHYLSLTSGGLGAYSDSRGLPGVRKEVAEFIERRDGYPSDPELIFLTDGASKGVMQILNCVIRGQKDGILVPVPQYPLYSATISLLGGTLVPYYLEESENWGLDVNNLRQSVAQARSQGITVRAMVIINPGNPTGQCLSEANLREILRFCCNERLVLLGDEVYQQNIYQDERPFISSKKVLMDMGAPISKEVQLISFHTVSKGYWGECGQRGGYFEMTNIPPKTVEEIYKVASIALSPNVSAQIFMGLMVSPPKPGDISYDQFVRESKGILESLRRRARMMTDGFNSCKNVVCNFTEGAMYSFPQIKLPPKAIQAAKQAGKVPDVFYCLKLLEATGISTVPGSGFGQKEGVFHLRTTILPAEEEMPEIMDSFKKFNDEFMSQYGVGYSRM
- the LOC104701698 gene encoding uncharacterized protein LOC104701698 isoform X1, which translates into the protein MKAFLNPESSFSLSSISSSQINNRSLNFNGLSSSCLRFPLTDYGGRTRWRKVTGGLSIKAVLDSAMMEQLGLKQSDIKNPALSSTYRGSAIPKPNPTVLDAQARVCTGPTQTRPLSEEQAFKVFDTILRSARGELKDEEPVSKAQLGAFFAGMTIRANAFPEETQWSEGEKRAMDVFWPLLVRALPPDVLFIADPEGSLLGTGNSVGPTFVGNETREMRLVGALREILAGGHLGYEEVKGVLRDVLPLETDGSLNSGVSESLLSAFLIGQRMNRETDRELKAYCLAFDDEHGAPPVANVKSLTHYGEPYDGNTRFFRSTLFVATVRSCYGESSLLHGVEWMPPKAGITEEQILKFMGANTSLSVQQAKELIEDEKAGFAYLSLREARPSLYSLIEMREHIKKRPPLATTEKVQQFVRATGKESIVAGFYHEGYEEPLLMLMRRRGVHSGLVVKGEEGALSMTTRVRAASASKGFPVNYCSGFRSSSSDTALEADGVSRQSFNLEVDARDYGFEPTETPRTDRSVSKNIELGLAALRGEKGAAYDRIVLNAGIVDHLLGSEGAEDVAVAMERAKEAIDSGKALKKLLNYIEISRKMK